TGGATGTAGGGAACTGGGTACCAGTCAGCTGCCATGGCATAATTGAACTGGCAGTAGTCCCCACGAGGTCTCCATCCCCCAGATGACTTTGGCACCTTGTGTAGAGGAGAAGCCCATGGGCCGTCCAAGTGCTGAATGattcccatctcctccatcttcctGAATTCTTCCTGCAGCTTGTCGGGAGGAAGCCTGCATGCCCGAGTGTGTAGCGGTTGTCCCTGCTTTGGGATGTACTGCTGGATGCCATGTTTCGGGACTGCGGCATTATAATGGCTGGGaatcctgccaggattctggcaaACTCATTGCCTGATAAGGTTACTGAGTCAAGGATGGGGGCCGGGAACTTTGCTTCTTGAAGGGTGAAGGCCTTCAAGATTCATCTGGAAGTCTCCTGGTCGAGTTAACTGACCAATTAGTAATATCCTGTGGAGTCTGCGGTGATCTGCCTGACCTGAAACTAGGCCTCAGCATGTTTGAACCAGACTAGCGGCTGTGAGGACATAAAGGTTGGCAGCTTCAGCGAGACTACATTCTGTGTGCTCATGTCATTCATTGTGGGGTCCAAAATGGCATTAGGGTCACCACTGTGCTTGGTGTGCAGTGCAACGAATGAATTAAAAACCACATGGAAGCTGTGAGTGAGATGAACCAACCAACTGTTTTTACTGGAACTCTCTGAGAGGTTTTCAGCATGACCCCCATTATTCtttgcagccccccccccccccacctcctaccATTGTGACATCAGCAAGTGTAAACCTGCACCTCTGTGATCCAGTTCACTAGTGGATCAGTGCAGCCTGCTAAAAAATCATCTAAAATTTTGGCCCatagattagaaaatattttaCCAGATCAgataggttttattaaaaatcattattcttattACAATATACATCAATTTTTGAACTTTTTGTATTTACCCTCTACTTCAGCTCTTGAATGTGTACTTTCAATAGATGCCGAGAAGGCTTTTGATCAGGTGAAATGGGACTATCTTTTTGCTACTTGTTTGGCCCAGATTTTACTAAATGGGTTAAATTACTATATTTATGATCGATGGCCACAATTTGTACtaactcaaaacagtcaaattTTTTTAGGCTTCATCAGGGAACTTGGCAAGATTTCCCTTTAAGCCTGTTGCTTTTTGATTTAATATTTAACCTCTTGTTATAGCTTTACAGGAGTGTAGAGATTTTTCAGCATCAATTAGGAATGGTGTTGAATGTAAAGTCTCTTTATATGCAGATAatcttttgcttttcatttcaAACCCAGAGGTTTCTATACCAAACATATTCACTCTATTTACCCATATGGGCCAGTTCACTCGATAAGAGTGAATTATTACCCATAAAGGGGTTGGCTTTAAGAtattctaatttcccttttaagtCAGTTTAGGTATCCTGGAATTACAATCACAAGAGTTATAAGAATTTTATTGAAGGAAAATATTTTTGCAAAGTTCTATTACCAGGATTGCCACGCTTGTCCATTACTATAATTAGAATGAATATCTTTTCCAGACTATACCAATTTTTATCCTTAAATCTTTTTTTGACTCATTGGactcatttatttccatttataaatgggaaGGAAATCAACCTCTTTTAAATAAAGTGCATcttcaagaaagaaaaaaaagagtggaGGTCTGAAACTTCCAAATTTCAGGTtccactttgggggggggggggggtggtggtggtggtggttcaatatatgtaatttgcttcttttatttaaatttgataaattagttgACTGTCCTTCTTGGGCAGAAATGGAACAgattttttctaaaaaaacatcTATGTTGGCAGTCCTAGGGTATTTCTTACCTATTTTTTCTTTTGATAAATTAACCAGTAGTCTGATAATGAGACAtagattgagaatatgggcacaatttagaatttattttttgaatccATAGTTTTTCTCTggccaaaattttaaaaattagttagAACCTATTATAACTAAACCTATTATAACTaaacatcttttttttaaccttctttaTCAGATGCAGGTTTCAGAGAGTGGTGTAGACTGagaattaataattttaaagttctttttattCAGCattattttgcttcttttgaacaattgagggcaaaatttaaattacccaatagtcattattttttcaaatatctacaagtcagacattttgttcagtccacgCTTTCTGATTTTCCACAGGTTTCtgaaacaaattttcttgatttactttttgactttcaattttctcatagaggttcaatatcaattatttatagtcATTTGATGGATTTGAGAACATTTTCTctagttaagatcaagagtgATTGGCAGCATGACACAGATTTGTACCATCCAGATGAGGACTGGGATATTGCTCTAAATATGATTAATGAATCCACAGTTTGTGCACAATGTTGTTTGTTGTAATTTAAGGTTGAACACAGAAAGTTTTCTCGGTTCTATTCTgaaattgatccattatgtgataaataTAACATTTTTGAGGCTTCTTTGATACATATAATTTGGatttgccctagtttagaaatttattgaaaaaattacattcaaactTAATCAATCATTTTTAGGGTCAAGTTAGAACCGTGCCCcgtaattgctctgtttggtttctCTCAAGAAGAGGGAATAttattgacttcatctcagaagtgaattttagcttttacctcctTGATAGTTCGACCGGCAATTCTGATGATTGGAAAGGAAGTTTAtaaaaaatcagacataatgttAAAGATATAAAGGGCCCATTTATAAAATATTAGCATAATTTAACAAATGAGGGTGTTTGGATGCCTCCTGAACAGAGCTGTCTGGTCCTTCGTTCCTATTTTTCTTAGATATGGAAGTTTGACTTGTTTAGAGGAGGATtttgattgtggggggggggggggagtcctctttttcctttttttatatttttgatgTAGCAGGTTTGATTTAAAGGGTACACACATTCTATATTATGTATAATCAAGGTTTTTTATGAAATGTTCAAATTTTTGTCCTTCCTTATACTCCTAGCAAATCTAATAGATCtatatgtgtgtattttttttaattgaactcaaagaaaagaaataagattACTGAACAGCATTCACCAACTAGGTATGTTGTCCCTACAACCCCCAAAAGAACATATATAAGAATTAAGAGGCAGgtgtaggccattcggcccactattcaatgagatcattgctgatctgatgataggctcatctcctccttcctgccttttccccacatcccttaattcccattctatgtaaaaatttatccaaccttgtcttaaatacatttgctGAAGtatcctccactgcttcaatgggcagcgaattccacagattcatcaccttctggggaaaagcagttcctcctcatctccatcctaaatctactattctgaatcttgaggctatgtcccatcTCTTCATCTCCACTTCCTAGTTTCAATTCAAGGAGACCTGTGTAGCTCCCAAGCTAGTCATTTTGTGACTATAATTAATTCCAAATACTGTGTGTATAATTATCTGTAAAGGTGCtgcagagggggtggggtgggggtgggggaaagaagaaatttgcctggatgttgcctggaatggaataGGAGAGACTTGCTGCGGAAAAGCCTAGGAGGGATGGGAAATCGATTTGAATGAGTCAAAGTTATGAAGGCCATGGATAGAATAGACATTAAGAATTTTTCTCCATATCAGAAGGGTTATTTAACTAAAGAGGAAAGAGATTAGGAGGGGTCTTGAGATTGTTGTTTTTGATCCAGAGAGTGGTTGAAATCCAGAGCTGCCTGAGATAGGTATTGCAGCAAACTTCACAAAGTCTTAGCTGAGAAATTGAAACATGTCACAAGGGCTACAGGCAAAGTGAGCGAATAGGGGGCTGGTGTGCTTGTGGCCTGCACTGACACAGTGGGGCACAGATGCTGTTCTCATTCTCGACGCAGTGTCCATCAGTATAGTTATTGTCAAAGAGCATCAGATAGTAAGATACAACCATTAATCGCCTAGGTCCACATATTCTTCCATGAAAGCAATttgggtcaccaaattacaggaaggtgaTAAACAAAatcgagagagtgcagagaaggttcacgagaatgttgacaggatgtcagggtttgagtgacagagaaaggttgagcagcctggggcttttttctctggaccgtagaagattgaggggggatttgatggaggtgttcaagattttaaaagggacagagagagtcaacgtggataggcttttttaaattaagagtgggggatattcaaaccagaggccatggtttgagattacagggggaaaattatgaggggaaatttcttcatgcaaaggatggttgggatgtggaataagctcccagcagaggtggttgaagcaaggactttatttacatttaaggaaagactggataattacatggaggggagaggattggaggggaagaggagggtggggatttgttccagcatggactagtagggccaaactggcctgttctgtgctgtatatgatgatatggtgatgatatGTGATATGAAAGAGCAGGGAGACACGTTTCATATCACTACAAGCTGCATTTAGGACATTGAAagcgaaaaaaaaatcaaatgttgaaCTGCAACCCTTGAACAGAGTGGTGAACTAGGTTTGCTCGTGTTTTTGACATTATAATTgcatttcaaacaaaaaaaaagttaacaatGAGCGAGCACCTTTAAGTGCTGTCCACAAAAGCGCTGGAAAATTTCCGCAGTaagtaaaaggtagtggatgtttcgggcctgaacccttcctcagaaGTTCCGAACCATTTCCTGGGGAAGCTGCATGACCTGTCgagtttttttttgtaactgGATAAAACCCTAGATTCTGCATATTTTTCTGGTTGAGCCCGTTTAAATGCCGTGAAACGCAGCTTTCGTGGGATTTGAATAATGATGGGTTAAAATTAAATGGGCAACCACATTAATCAAGGAAACAAGTTCATTTGGCGAAGGATCCGGCGACCCTTTCTGGTTGCTTTGCCTGGCAGAATCTTATTTCATTCCCGAATCATTTTAGTTTAATGGCCGGAGATCATTATATTTTAGTTTAATGGAGATCATTATATTTTCTGTAAAGGATGTGATTGCGCTGGAGAGGGGGAAGATTTGCCTGGGATGGAGTGGAAAGCCCAGGAGGGGTGGgaaatctgtttgagggagacaaAATTATtcaggccatggatagacactgAGATGTTCTCTTCATATCTGGCGTGGTATCTAACTCGGGAGGGGTTGAAATCTGTTGTAGGAGGTGGGCATTATCATTTATCATATCCTCTTCCGCGGCCGAGGTCTTCAAATCTTCATGTTTCCAGAGGCATTGTCTGGTCTAGGGATCCTCGAAATGCAGTGAACGGGGCCGATCTGCATCCTGTAAAACGATCTAACTTTCAGAATCATTGAAAAGTGGGTCGATTTACtttgagtaaagaacaaagaacaaagAGCAAAGAAGGCGCTCCCTCAAGCCGGGAGGGGGCTGCGTAAACACACGCGTCTCCTGGAAATTGGAACACCCgcgaaaaggaaaaagaaaacaacgTTTCAGTGATCATTGCCGATTAACAGTGGCAATAggcatttatttttttgtcttttggATACTTATGTATTTATAAATAGAGACGGTAATAACAATACAATAAATAACCTACCGACAAGCTAGAAGTGGAAGAATGAAACCGAGCTCTTCCGTTCTTTTGCGCTTCGGATTCGGGAACTGCCCCGCCAAGAATGCAGTGGGGATATGAACGCGGCTCAGGTcatcgcaccccccccccccacctctccatcaATTCCATCTGTACCTCCCGCTGCCGGGATAAAGCAGCCTCTCAATATAATAAAATCATCCCACCTCGGCCTCGCTCTCTTTTCCGACCTCCCGCCGGGTAGATTTGCAAATGTGAGATTACGCGCCAGCAGATTCAAGACAGTTTCTCTCCCGCAGTGTCAGGACGACTGAATCAACCcccaaaaaaagtttttaaaagtgtTGCCATTGCTTTGTCCCATCTGATCTGTCTCTGTCACTCTACATTTCCTGACCCTCTTACCTGTTGTACTCTGTCTGAAATGTTAGCTGGACAAATGTTATCTCTGCATCTTGGTGCATGTCACAATAAACCTGAACCTGATTTTCTTTCATtataatatacatataaaaatcttTCCCATCGCCAAAGTTAAAACAAAAATGAAGATAATATATATAGATACCGTTCCTCCAAAACAGAGCGAACGCCAGACTCTGCACTCTGTACCGGGAGATTACCAGGTCCAACGCTACGTTTCCACCGGCTTCAGTGAACTATGGAAGGGAAGATTCGGGACGGTATTGAGAAATTCGAGGTGCACACCGAAGCCCTGCGGAAGATTCACAATCTATCGCTCGCCCGTCCCATCACCACCTGTAGTTTCCACCTTGGCCTCGTAGCCACCCCAGAAGCCCAACGTGGAAGCAACTCATTCCCGATCCCGAGGGATCGCCGGAAAGGAAGAAGAGGTGTGGCTCATCTTAGTTGTCAAAATGGACAACGTGTCACTGCACACGTTCGGAGGCTATAAACATCGCAGCCGTCATTTGACACATAATGggtttaattcccccccccccccccccacacctttaAGAtggaatgttaaaactgagctttCGACCTGAGATCTTCTTACACTGCTCAATCCTACGGTGCAGTTACGAATGGTTATAGTAAGATCCTATTTAATGGGCCTTAATCGATTGGCCGCTTCCCCCATTATGCCAGTCCAACATGTATTTTCCTATAAATTTGCATGTTGAGAGCTGTGAAGGCCAAAGGTATTCGGGTGTGAGTGGCCAATCACGTTAATATAATGGCGATCGAGGCCTTGCACAGAGTGGAGGAAAGTAGGTTGCTGCCCTGGGTTAGTCATAGGGATGGTTGGGCTTGGAATAAAGGGGAGTCCGGGACTCCGAGCTGAACCGTGCCAGTGCATGGTTTGTGTTCTTGCCACCCCGGCCCCTTGCTGCAGTAAGGACTCGTTCAAACGCGAATTTGTAAATTCTGGCACGGGGTGAAGCTGATACGAATAGTCCGTGTCGTGAGAAGAAATTGGCCCGAAGATCGGATCGGAACATCGGCGAGATTTGGACTGCAAGAAGGCGAGAATTCGGGCGTATTTTGTGTCCTTTGTTTCCATGCGCTCCACCGTGGTCAGATAATGGACCAGGTTCTTCATACACTCGTGATAACCGGCGTGGAAGTAGTTGGCCAATTCTGCTAGTAGTTCGCCTGCGTAAATAAAATGCGTTCAGGTGGCTCACAAATATTCTGAAAATTAGAAAGCTTTGGAGTAAGCTCTTAACACAGTAGTAGATAAATCAATGCAGGCTTGTGATGACCGAAATGACGCGTGCCTATTAGAATATTAAAAGTTTCCTGAAAACTAATTGAAATAGGCGCAGACTTCTTTAAGGAAAAGCCAAGCACGTATTGCTGCTTGCATCAGATTTGTTTTAATATTGCAAATGGGAGCGAGTTCTTAAAGGATCTTGCAGAGACCATTTTACtatgatattctgtattaacagAAACATGGAACTCGGATAGTTCCAGTCAACTTCGGatcatttttctctggaggtgaAGGTACACGAGGGTGAAAAATGTATGAATTGGATCGTTTTCACTTGTTTTTCTCGGCTCAACCCTTTCTGGAATCCAGGGACATGTTCGCTGATGGCAACTGTGGTTTTTCATAGTGTAAACACCACGGTGTTCTTCTCTTATCTATGCACAACGGGAACACTGCTCTGTGATttataggttttaaaaaaaaattctgtggatTTCCTTCCAGAGAATAACGTGGAAAAGTTTCTAAATTAAAGTGTTGTACTTTACTTGAATGGGAAAGAGGCGGTGTTTAGTGGCGCGCAGAGGTGTGAAAACGATTctcggggtggggaagggggagattaCTTTTGGACTGTGTCTACAATCGCAATATTTCTAACCAAGATTTGCTTTCTTACTTTTCGGAAAATCAATATTTCACAACTAGTTACCAAAACTCACGAAGTGTTAAGGGAAGGTATTGGGACCTCTACCTTTTTCTCTTCCTCTGGAGAAATCAGCCGAGTGCAGAGCCCTTAAATACTGAACTGTCATTTCCAAAATCTCTGCTTTTTCCAGTTTCCCAGTGCCCTGAAATAAGATATCACAATAGAATAGCTGGAGGTAGTAAATGACGAGCCTCCTCTGCATTAGAcgtaacagtttttttttaaattgggaggTACCTGCTTTGCCAATGCCATTGGAACAGTTTTGCCAAGCTCGTTCAGACAGCGATTGATCCGATCTCTGCGTCTTTTCTCGATCACTTTGTGGGACACAGGAGCAGTCTGGGGAGTAAAATACAAGCTTAACAGCAGAAAGTTGagatctggggggaaaaaaaagtcactCCCCTGTTTTTGCTGGAGATTCCCCTCCGTGAAGTGGATGGGGATGCATTAACCTCCAAGAAAAACatgaaaacattctcttcctCAGCAGAGGAGGGAATGTTCTACCACTGACAGTGAAAAAGCCACATACAATTGGAAGCGGTCAGTGAGAAAGCACGGCTCAAAAGGGTTGCCCTTACCTTGCGCTCTTTCGTTTTGGCGGACATCGTCAGACA
The Narcine bancroftii isolate sNarBan1 chromosome 1, sNarBan1.hap1, whole genome shotgun sequence genome window above contains:
- the helt gene encoding hairy and enhancer of split-related protein helt: MSAKTKERKTAPVSHKVIEKRRRDRINRCLNELGKTVPMALAKQGTGKLEKAEILEMTVQYLRALHSADFSRGREKGELLAELANYFHAGYHECMKNLVHYLTTVERMETKDTKYARILAFLQSKSRRCSDPIFGPISSHDTDYSYQLHPVPEFTNSRLNESLLQQGAGVARTQTMHWHGSARSPGLPFIPSPTIPMTNPGQQPTFLHSVQGLDRHYINVIGHSHPNTFGLHSSQHANL